From one Streptomyces sp. NBC_01478 genomic stretch:
- a CDS encoding succinate dehydrogenase, with product MARTVWDSSVGKKTVMAVSGLIMLLYLVVHMIGNLKIFFGAGEFNHYAHWLRTVGEPFMHYEWTLWLIRIVLVVAVVAHAVSAYQLSRRDIKARPSKYVHKKPRATYATRTMRWGGIILALFIVWHILDLTTGTVHSGGFQEGHPYQNVVDTFSTWYGDVIYIVAMLALGLHVRHGFWSAAQTLGAGSRSRDRALKTTANVLALLLTAGFIAVPVGVMTGVVS from the coding sequence ATGGCACGCACCGTGTGGGACAGCTCCGTCGGCAAGAAGACAGTGATGGCGGTCAGCGGCCTGATCATGCTGCTGTACCTGGTCGTCCACATGATCGGGAACCTCAAGATCTTCTTCGGCGCGGGGGAGTTCAACCACTACGCCCACTGGCTGCGCACCGTCGGCGAACCCTTCATGCACTACGAGTGGACGCTCTGGCTGATCCGGATCGTCCTCGTCGTCGCCGTGGTCGCCCACGCCGTCTCCGCGTACCAGCTCAGCCGCCGCGACATCAAGGCGCGCCCCAGCAAGTACGTGCACAAGAAGCCGCGGGCGACCTACGCCACGCGCACCATGCGCTGGGGCGGGATCATCCTCGCCCTGTTCATCGTCTGGCACATCCTCGACCTGACCACCGGCACCGTGCACTCCGGCGGCTTCCAGGAGGGCCACCCGTACCAGAACGTCGTGGACACCTTCTCCACCTGGTACGGCGACGTCATCTACATCGTCGCGATGCTCGCCCTCGGCCTGCACGTCCGGCACGGCTTCTGGAGCGCGGCCCAGACCCTCGGCGCGGGCAGCCGCAGCCGCGACCGCGCCCTGAAGACGACCGCCAATGTCCTCGCGCTGCTGCTCACGGCCGGCTTCATCGCCGTGCCCGTGGGCGTCATGACTGGAGTGGTGAGCTGA